One region of Armigeres subalbatus isolate Guangzhou_Male chromosome 3, GZ_Asu_2, whole genome shotgun sequence genomic DNA includes:
- the LOC134224404 gene encoding uncharacterized protein LOC134224404, with translation MTNSVSSHFGDVIRNMMGSSEQQQSSSDNGVNGNNNLKSFVNNNIATSDNRNYNVNSHQTKNAASYCLTLQNSISLYNLYANNDKRDATKEENASCSTTTGNRVDQKDIIDGAEFKSTTIATTPSTNNYNNTNDLQNQHHNYSKSYDSQPDSKLENAFDDPADSDDPSTTDSTNNCMSPIKPPLADHMAISQQNAALLTPDHHARRPMNAFLIFCKRHRTIVRDRHPNLENRSITKILGDWWANLDKDQKASYTNLAKQYKDAFFTAHPDFKWYKLPAPPLRPQGIRPVKTELELGSEYEFEDGGLYETVETKYEGQLDTDQRTNITTGDFIAGDNNYTYNESQTVVSQKQKDLEMGVFKLADEAQMGGLNSLMTDTYEGKINQNDSLSCDFSEMKQERATLDISSPEPNIVTEPCINMKNHFYSKRPNDTNRELSAYDSKRFKRAFDSIHYEYYDEDYTRKTARACKGKRYKEFMTHTRLSSASKKASRSATVVREEQPIAPTAEESSPPSIIPDQVFDDPINQRNGLFDSNYSGCNASYDEPNIVVKSEPKHFDASDFDLDKKINELPCLDLDEYLTKKKDTKKKKKIKGKFKSTIKPRVPAVEQMEKIVGSRKRKARKESITRRDVSSSENLVPEADALFALATLAAVAANENHIGEKTI, from the exons ATGACCAACAGTGTTAGTAGTCACTTCGGTGATGTGATCAGAAACATGATGGGATCATCGGAGCAGCAACAATCGTCGTCGGACAATGGAGTCAATGGCAATAATAATCTTAAGAGCTTTGTTAACAATAACATAGCTACATCTGACAATAGGAATTACAATGTGAATAGTCATCAAACCAAAAATGCCGCATCGTATTGTTTGACATTGCAGAACAGCATAAGCCtgtacaacttgtatgcaaacAATGATAAACGTGACGCAACCAAAGAAGAAAATGCATCATGCAGTACTACCACGGGCAACCGGGTCGACCAAAAAGACATAATAGATGGAGCAGAATTTAAGTCTACCACAATTGCAACTACACCTAGTACAAACAATTACAATAATACGAATGACCTTCAAAACCAACACCACAACTATTCCAAATCCTACGATAGTCAACCGGATTCAAAGCTAGAAAATGCATTCGATGATCCTGCCGACAGTGACGACCCTAGCACTACCGATTCCACAAATAATTGTATGTCTCCGATTAAACCACCATTGGCAGATCACATGGCCATCAGTCAGCAAAACGCTGCCCTCTTGACACCTGATCATCACGCCCGAAGACCTATGAATGCTTTTCTGATATTTTGTAAGCGTCATAGAACCATAGTGAGAGATCGGCATCCAAATTTGGAGAATAG ATCAATAACCAAAATTCTTGGCGATTGGTGGGCAAATTTGGACAAAGATCAGAAAGCCAGCTACACGAATCTCGCAAAGCAG TATAAAGATGCATTCTTCACTGCTCACCCTGACTTCAAATGGTACAAGTTGCCTGCCCCACCACTTCGGCCGCAGGGAATCCGACCGGTGAAAACAGAACTGGAACTTGGTTCTGAGTACGAATTCGAAGATGGGGGATTGTACGAAACAGTCGAAACAAAGTACGAAGGACAACTGGACACGGATCAACGCACAAACATCACAACCGGTGATTTCATTGCCGGTGATAATAATTATACTTACAATGAATCACAAACCGTGGTGAGCCAGAAGCAGAAGGATTTGGAGATGGGTGTCTTTAAGTTGGCTGATGAAGCACAAATGGGTGGTCTGAACAGCCTTATGACTGATACatacgaaggaaaaatcaatcaaaatg ATTCTTTGAGCTGCGACTTCAGTGAAATGAAACAGGAGCGTGCAACGCTGGATATTAGTTCACCCGAACCTAATATTGTGACGGAGCCATGCATCAAcatgaaaaatcatttttattccaAACGTCCGAACGATACAAATCGTGAGTTGAGTGCCTATGATAGTAAACGGTTTAAGAGAGCTTTTGATTCTATTCACTACGAGTACTATGATGAAGACTATACAAGAAAGACTGCGCGAGCATGCAAGGGGAAACGATATAAGGAATTCATGACACACACGAGACTGAGCTCGGCTTCAAAGAAGGCTTCGAGAAGTGCCACTGTGGTTCGAGAAGAACAACCAATAGCGCCAACTGCTGAAGAGAGCAGCCCACCTTCAATTATTCCGGATCAAGTCTTCGACGATCCAATAAACCAACGAAATGGTTTATTTGATTCGAACTACTCTGGTTGCAACGCGTCGTACGATGAACCAAATATCGTTGTGAAAAGTGAACCGAAGCATTTCGACGCTTCGGACTTTGATTTggacaaaaaaatcaatgaacttCCTTGTTTGGATCTGGATGAGTATCTGACAAAGAAGAAAGAtactaagaagaaaaagaaaatcaaaG GTAAATTCAAGTCAACAATCAAGCCTCGCGTACCTGCCGTCGAGCAGATGGAGAAAATTGTCGGCAGTCGCAAGCGGAAGGCCCGCAAGGAAAGCATCACCCGTCGGGATGTCAGTTCATCGGAGAACCTGGTGCCTGAGGCAGACGCACTTTTTGCGCTCGCAACATTGGCGGCAGTGGCCGCCAACGAAAATCATATCGGCGAAAAAACCATCTAA